In Neisseriaceae bacterium CLB008, one genomic interval encodes:
- a CDS encoding SCP2 domain-containing protein, with translation MFSALLNHLLQQNPELKQAMSVHHGRVFALNTPLLGATLVIAHDGFVDAATTEPEVTVQFLDSALIKVAQQQSPSVGDVVITGDHGLGMALLPILGEVRYYPGQDLARVVGDGLAGSIMSRVDGLKQQLLQGKSRFVGQVQDYAHEANAPMVAKADFDLWSTAVDELKDDVARLDARLAKLTATASPTK, from the coding sequence ATGTTCTCTGCCTTATTGAATCATTTATTACAGCAAAATCCAGAACTCAAGCAGGCCATGAGCGTGCATCACGGCCGTGTTTTTGCCCTCAATACGCCGCTTTTGGGCGCCACGCTTGTGATTGCCCACGATGGCTTTGTGGATGCGGCCACGACTGAGCCAGAAGTGACGGTCCAGTTTTTAGACAGTGCCTTAATCAAAGTGGCCCAGCAGCAAAGCCCGAGCGTGGGCGATGTGGTGATCACGGGCGATCATGGTTTGGGCATGGCGCTGTTGCCGATTTTAGGTGAAGTGCGTTATTACCCTGGGCAAGATTTAGCCCGCGTGGTGGGCGATGGCTTGGCCGGCAGCATCATGAGCCGCGTAGATGGCCTCAAGCAGCAACTGCTACAGGGAAAATCACGTTTTGTCGGTCAAGTACAAGACTATGCCCATGAGGCCAATGCGCCCATGGTGGCGAAGGCCGACTTCGACCTGTGGTCTACTGCCGTTGATGAACTCAAAGATGACGTGGCTAGATTGGACGCCCGCTTAGC